The genome window CCCGGCGAACAGCCGGCCTGGACGCTCACCGACACCGGAACCGACGCCCGCTTCCGCGGACTTGCCGCCGTCAGCCGTCGCACCGCCTGGGTCGCGGGCTCCGGGGGCACGGTGCTGCGCACGTCCGACGGCGGCCGGCACTGGCACGACGTGTCACCGCCCGGTGCGGCCGGGGAGGCGCTGGAGTTCCGCGACATCGAGGCCTTCGACGCCCGGCGCGCGGTGGCTCTGGCCATCGGCGAGGGCGAGGCCTCCCGGGTGTTCCGCACGGAAGACGGGGGAGCGACCTGGACGGAGTCGTTCCGCAACACCGACGCGCGCGCCTTCTACGACTGCCTCACCTTCTTCGACAGCCGGCACGGACTGGCGATGAGCGATCCCGTGGACGGGAAGTACCGCATCCTCTCCACCGCGGACGGCGGCCGTAGCTGGCGGGTACTGCCCACCGGGGGCATGCCGCAGGCACAGACCGGTGAGGCCGGATTCGCGGCCAGCGGCCAGTGCCTGGTCTCGTCGGGCCCCCGGGACGTCTGGCTGGCGACCGGCGGCGCCGCCACCGCACGGGTGCTGCACTCCGCCGACCGCGGGCTGACCTGGACCGCGGCCGGATCGACGATCCCGGCCGGCGACCCGGCCCGCGGCGTCTTCGGCCTGGCCTTCCGGGACCGCCACCACGGCATCGCGGTCGGCGGCGACTACCGGGCCGGGGAGCCGTCGCCGGACGCCGCGGCCGTGACCGGCGACGGCGGCCGCACCTGGCGGCAGGCCGCCGCCCCGCCGACCGCCTACCGCTCGGGTGTGGCCTGGCTGCCGCACAGCAGGTCCGGCGCGCTGGCGGTCGGCCCGACCGGCACCGACCTCACGACGGACGGCGGCCGTACCTGGCGCACGGTCGACACCGGGTCGTACGACACCGTCGACTGCACACCGGACGGCGGCTGCTGGGCCGCGGGCGAGAAGGGACGAGTGGCGCACGCGGGGCGCTGAGCCTGTTGCGCACGTCCCCGGCCCGCCCGGGGGCGTGCGACGCGGGCGGGATGCTCTCCGCTACCCGGGCAACTGCTGGCGGTACGGCGCGAGTTCGTCCGCGGTCTTCGTCGCGATGAACTCGGTGATCCGGTACGCGCACACGCCCTGTGCCGTGAACGGGTCCTCCGCGATTATCTTCTCGATCAGCGCGCGGTCGTCCCCGACGGCCAGGATCACCCCTCCGTCCCGCGGATTCTTGCGGCCCGACGCGATGAACACCCCGGCCGCGTACTGCGTGTCCAGCCAGGCGACATGGTCCTTCAGCAGCGCGTCGACGCGCTCGACGGGTGCGGTGTAGGTCAACTCCAGTACGAACATGATCGCCAGGCTACGGGACGGGGCCCGACGCACTTTGGGCCCGTCCCGCCGGCGGTCCCGCCGCCGAACCGGCCGCCGGACGCGCAGCCTTTAGACTCGGCGGCACCATGACAAGCCTTCCGATGCCCGCCGACGAGGCCGAAGCCCGAGCCGTCCAGGACACCCTGCGCGCCCGCGTGGTGCTCGACGAACCCGGCCCGCCGCCCGGCACCGGCCGGGTCACGGGGGTCGACGTCGCCTACGACGACGAGCGCGACGTCGTCGTCGCGGCAGCGGTCGTCCTCGACGCGGCGACGCTCGACGTGGTCGCCGAGACCACCGCCGTCGGCCGGGTCACCTTCCCGTACATCCCCGGCCTCCTCGCCTTCCGGGAGATCCCGACCGTGCTGGCCGCGCTCGAAACCCTGCCGGTCGACCCCGGACTCGTGATCTGTGACGGATACGGCCGGGCGCACCCGCGCCGCTTCGGACTCGCCAGCCACCTCGGGGTGCTCACCGGTCTCCCGGTGATCGGCGTCGCCAAGAACCCGTTCACCTTCTCGTACGAGCAACCGGGCCCCCACCGCGGCGACCGGTCGCCGCTGCTCGACGGCGAGGAGGAAGTGGGCCGGGCGCTGCGCACCCAGGAGGGCGTCAAACCCGTCTTCGTCTCCGTCGGGCACCGGACGGGCCTGGACAACGCCTGCGCCCACACCCTGCTGCTGGCCCGTGACTTCCGTCAGCCGGAAACCACCCGCAGGGCCGACTCGCTCTGCCGGCAGGCCCTGCGGGAGGCGACCGCCTGAGTACGCGTACGGATACCGTTTGCCGATCATGACCGGCAAGCTGGTACACATGAACGAACATCGAACGTCCACACGACCCGGCACCGTCTATCTCGCTCAGCGCCGGGTCGCGGTGGGGATGACACTCGGCATGGTCGCGGGAGCGGTCTGGGCCGTCTCGATGATCTGCACGCTGGTGTCCTGGGCGCTCTGAGCCCGCAGGGCACAGCCGCCCCCGCCCGGCACGGCTACTTGTGCTGGTCCGGCCCCTGGGCGTTGAGCAGTGCGCGCCAGGTGCTCTCGTCCCCGACGCCCGTCGCCGGCAGATTCCGCGACTCCTGGAACTCCTTCAGCGACCGCATGGTCGCGAGGGTGTACGTACCGGTGCTGTCGGTCGGCACCCCGGAGTGGTGCAGCAGGTACTGCACGGCCGTGACGGCGTCGGGCTTCGTCGTGCGCGAGTCGACCGTGATGATCAGCAACGGCCAGGTGTCCTTGCCGACCTTGCCGTCCGGGGTCAGGCCGTGAGCGGACTGGAACTTCTTCACGGCCTCCGCCGTGGCCGGACCGTAGTCGGCGTCGACCTTCACGTCGAAGCCGTTCGCCCGCAGCAGCAATTGCACCGTACGTGCCTTCCAGAGCACATTGCCCTTGCGGGCCAAGGGCCAGTCCCTGCCTTCCGACGGCCGGTCCGACACGTTCGCCGTGGCCTTGGCATCGCTCTGTCCCGCGGTCGGGACCACCCACCACGCGATGCAGCCGAGCGCGAGGAGGAGAAGCGACGCGACGGCCAGGGCCGGGAACTTGACGGGGGAACGGTCCCACCAGCGGGGGGCCGCACCGCGACCGTCGGCCGGCCCGGCGGGGGCGGGCGCCGCCGAGGCCGTGGCCGCCGGGCGTCTGCCGGCCGCCGCGTCCGCCAGGGCACAGGCCCGGACCAGTTCGTCGTCCGGAGCCCGCAGCACCGCGTGCAGCTGCTCGACGATCCTGCGCGGAGCGTTGGAGGCGTGAGCGGGATTCAGATAGCGCGACAGGGTGGTCTGGTCGACCCCCAGCCGCTTGGCGAGGGACTGCTGGGTGGGTTTCTCGCGGCCGTCGCGCGCCGACGATTCCCACCAGTTCCTCAGTAACCCGGCGAGCGCCCGTCCCGGCTGCTCCTCGCGACCCGCCACAGTGTTGTCCGTCATGGTTCTTCCCCGACTCTCTGTGTGCATAGCCGCAGGTCAGCGCTGTGCATCGGGAGCATGCCCGGGTGCTACGACCTGCGGGACGCAGATCGTAGTGAAAGCGCCGCCGCGCGCGGCACGGCCGAGGAGCCATCGAAGCGGTGCCGCTGCCCGCACACCCGGGGAACGAGGAGATCCGAGCGCGCGTCGGACATCACCCGAACGAGTGCGCGTCGCCCCGGGCTCCGGCTCAGCGGGCCGACGCGACCCGGAAGCGCAGACCGGCCGAGCGCAGCCGCTCCAGCAGCGCGTCACCCATCGCGGCGGCCGTGGTGACCTGCCCCGACGTCGGGGGGAGCTCGTCCAGGGCGAGACAGAGCGCGGACTGGGCGAGCATCTTCGCCGTCTCGTCGTAGCCGGGGTCGCCGCCCGAGACCTCGGTGAGGACCCGGTGCCCGCCGCCCGCACCGACGAAGCGCACGGTGAACCAGCTGCGCCGCCGGCGCTCCGCGTCCGGTCCCTTGCCCGGCTCGTACCGGTCCATCAGCCAGGACCGGGACGCCGGGAGCTGCGCGGCACCCAGGAGGGCGCCCACCGCGGCCGTACCGCCGAGGGCCACCGGCAGATGCCGCACCGAGGCGAAGTGGCGGTAGCGGAAGTCGGGGCCGTAGCGGGCGAGTGCCCGCGCCGAGCGCTCGACGACCTGCGGGTCCAGTGTCGGCAGCGGGATCGCCCAGGTGCCGGTCTCCGTGCTGAAGTGCGGAGTGCCGAACGGGGCACGGGCCCGGCGGGCGACCAGCCGCGGTTCGTGCAGCCGGCGTTCCCGGGCCGCGCGCAGCATCGATGGGCCGCGGCCCATCGCGGTGAGCGCCGAGGCGAACGTACCGCCGGAGAAGACGGCGTTGCTGCGCACGAAGCCGTCGACGGTCAGCGGCACGTCCTGCGGCAGCTGCTGGACGGTGAAGTACACCCCGAGGTCGTGCGGTACGGAGTCGAAACCGCAGGCGTGCACGATCCGGGCCCCGGTCTCGCGGGCCCGCGCGTCGTGCTCCAGATACATCCGGTCCACGAACTCCGCCTCACCGGTGAGGTCCGCGTAGTCCGTCCCCGCCTCGGCGCAGGCCGCGACCAGCTTCTCGCCGTACCAGACGTACGGGCCGACCGTCGTGGCCACCACATGGGCGGATTCAGCGAGTTCGCGCAGCGCGTGCTCGTCGTCGGCGTCGGCGTGCAGGAGCGGGAGGTCCGCGCAGCGCGGGTCGATCGCGGCGAGACGTTCGCGCAGGTGCTCCAGCTTGGCCCGGTCGCGTCCGGCCAGGGCCCAACGGCAGTCGGAGGGTGCGTGGGCGGCGAGATATTCGGCGGTGAGGGAGCCCACGAAGCCGGTGGCGCCGAAGAGGACCACGTCATAGGGGCGTTGTGCCCCGTTCTGCCTGTTCACGAGTGCCTCCGCGGGGGGCCGGTGCCGATGTGGCAGGCAGAGGCTAGCGGAGGGGTTCGTGGCGGTGTGCGGCAGGGCGGGCCCGGTGGGGGAGGATCCCGGAGAAGGAACTAAGCGCTTGCTCGGCCAAAAGGGTTGTGCGGAGCGCGGTGCGTTCTTAGCATCATCGATGTTACATCAGTTGTGTCATACCGCTGGGGGCTTGATGGCAACGACAGAGCACGGCTCGCACGGCCCGCTGACAGGGGTGCGGGTGGTCGAACTGGCCGGCATCGGACCCGGTCCGTTCGCCGCGATGCTCCTGGCCGACCTCGGCGCCGATGTCGTCAGGGTCGACCGGCCCGGCGGCGCGGGGCTGGGCATCGACCCCGCGTACGACCTCACCAACCGCAACAAACGCTCCGTGCTCGTCGACCTCAAGGCCGAGAACGGTGCCGCCGCGGTGCTCGACCTGGTCGAGCGCGCCGACATCCTGATCGAGGGCTACCGGCCGGGCGTCGCCGAACGGCTCGGCGTCGGCCCCGACGTCGCGCTGGCCCGCAATCCGCAGCTCGTGTACGGGCGGATGACCGGCTGGGGCCAGGACGGACCGCTCGCCGAACGGGCCGGGCACGACATCGCCTACATCGCGCTCACCGGCACCCTCTCCATGATCGGCAAGCCCGGCGAGCCGCCCACCGTCCCGGCCAATCTCGTCGGCGACTACGCGGGCGGCTCGCTCTATCTCGTCGTCGGCGTGCTCGCCGCCCTCCAGCACGCCCGCACCCCCGGCGGCCGGGGCCAGGTCGTGGACGCGGCCATCGTCGACGGCGCCGCCCATCTCGCCACGATGATCCACGGAATGCTCGCGGCCGGCGGCTGGCAGGACCGGCGCGGCGCCAACCTCCTGGACGGCGGCTGCCCGTTCTACGGTACGTACGAGACGGCCGACGGCCAGTACATGGCGGTCGGGCCGCTGGAGCAGCGGTTCTACGACGAGTTCGGCCGGCTCCTCGGACTCGGGGACGAAGCCCCGGACCGGGGCGACATCACCCGGTGGGAGGAACTGCGCACCGTCGTCGCCGACCGGTTCAGGACCCGTACGCGTGCCGAGTGGACCGAGGTGTTCGAGGGATCGGACGCCTGCGTCGCACCCGTCCTCTCGCTCCGCGAGGCGCCCCACCACCCGCACATCGCCGCCCGCTCCACCTTCGTCGAGCACGGCGGGCTCACCCAGCCCGCGCCGGCACCGCGCTTCTCCGCGACCCCCGTCTCCGTACGCGGCGGCCCCGCGCGACCCGGCGCGGACAACGAGGCCGTCGCCGCCGACTGGGGCGTACCCGGCATCGCCGGGCCGGAGTGACGATGCCCGACGCGACCCCCGCCGGGCCCGGACCGGTCCGGCCCGTCTCCACCGTCAAGAACCGTTCCCAGGAGGACCGCAGTGCAGCGGCAGATCTTCACCGAAGAGCACGACGCGTTCCGCGAGACCGTGCGCACCTTCCTCAGCAAGGAGGTCCTCCCGCACTACGAGCAGTGGGAGAAGGACGGCATCGTCTCGCGCGAGGCCTGGCGCGCGGCCGGCCGTCAGGGGCTGCTGGGTCTCGCCGTACCCGAGGAGTACGGGGGCGGCGGCAACACCGACTTCCGCTACAGTGCGGTTCTCGCCGAGGAGTTCACCCGGGCCGGTACGCCCGGCCTCGCGCTCGGGCTGCACAACGACATCATCGGCCCCTACCTCACGGGTCTCGGCACCAGCGAGCAGAAGCGCCGCTGGCTGCCCGGCTTCTGCAGCGGCGAGACCATCACCGCCATCGCCATGACCGAACCCGGCGCGGGCTCCGACCTCCAGGGCATCCGCACCACCGCCGAGGACATGGGCGACCACTGGCTGCTCAACGGGTCCAAGACCTTCATCTCCAACGGCATCCTCGCCGACCTCGTGGTCGTCGTCGCGAAGACCACCCCGGAGGGCGGCGCGAAGGGGCTCTCGCTGGTCGTTGTCGAACGCGGCGCGGACGGCTTCGAGCGCGGTCGCAACCTCGACAAGATCGGGCAGAAGTCCCAGGACACCGCGGAGCTGTTCTTCAACGACGTCCGCGTCCCCAAGAAGAACCTGCTCGGCGAGCGGGACGGCGCCTTCATCCACCTGATGACCAACCTCGCGCAGGAACGGATGGGCATAGCGGTGGCAGGGATCGCCGCCGCGGAACACCTGCTGGAGATCACCACGCGGTACGTCAAGGAGCGCGAGGCCTTCGGACGCCCGCTCTCCAAGCTCCAGCACATCAGGTTCGAGATCGCCGAGATGGCCACCGAGTGCGCCGTCACCCGTACCTTCCTCGACCGCTGCATCGTCGACCACTCCGACGGGACCCTCGACGCCGTGCACGCCTCGATGGCCAAGTGGTGGGCCACCGAACTGCAGAAGCGTGTCGCCGACCGCTGCCTCCAGCTGCACGGCGGATACGGCTACATGTCGGAGTACCCGGTCGCCAGGGCGTTCACCGACGGCCGCATCCAGACCATCTACGGCGGCACGACCGAGATCATGAAGGAGATCATCGGCCGCTCACTGCTCGCCTGACCCCGTCGCACAACCACCCTCGAAAGGCTGCTGTCTTGAGTACCGAAGCGTTCGTCTACGACGCGATCCGCACCCCGCGCGGCCGCGGCAAGGCCAATGGCGCCCTGCACGGCACCAAGCCGATCGACCTCGTCGTCGGCCTCATCCACGAAATCCGCGGCCGCTTCCCCGGCCTCGACCCGGCGGCCATCGACGACATCGTCCTCGGCGTGGTCAGCCCGCTCGGCGACCAGGGCTCCGACATCGCCCGGATCGCCGCCATCGCGGCCGGCCTCCCGGACACCGTCGCCGGCGTCCAGGAGAACCGCTTCTGTGCCTCGGGTCTGGAGGCCGTCAACCTGGCCGCCGCCAAGGTCCGTTCGGGCTGGGAGGACCTCGTCCTCGCGGGCGGCGTCGAGTCGATGTCCCGGGTCCCGATGGGCTCCGACGGCGGCGCCTGGGCGATGGACCCGATGACCAACTTCGAGACCGGCTTCGCCCCGCAGGGCGTCGGCGCCGACCTCATCGCCACCATCGAGGGCTTCTCCCGCCGCGACGTCGACGAGTTCGCCGCACTCTCCCAGGAACGCGCCGCCGAAGCGTGGAAGGACGGCCGCTTCGCGCGTTCCGTCGTCCCCGTCAAGGACCGCAACGGCCTCGTTGTGCTCGACCACGACGAGCACATGCGGCCCGGCACCACCGCCGACTCCCTCGCCGCGCTCAAGCCCTCCTTCGCCACGATCGGCGAGATGGGCGGCTTCGACGCGGTGGCGCTGCAGAAGTACCACTGGGTCGAGAAGATCGACCACGTCCACCACGCGGGCAACTCCTCCGGCATCGTCGACGGCGCCGCGCTCGTCGCGATCGGCAACCAGGAGGTCGGCGAGCGCTACGGACTCGCTCCGCGCGCCCGGATCATCTCCGCCGCCGTCTCCGGCTCCGAGCCGACCATCATGCTGACCGGCCCCGCGCCCGCCACCCGCAAGGCCCTCGCCAAGGCCGGGCTGACCATCGACGACATCGACCTCGTCGAGATCAACGAGGCGTTCGCCGGAGTCGTGCTCCGCTTCGCCAGGGACATGGGGCTCCCGCTCGACAAGATCAACGTCAACGGCGGCGCCATCGCCCTCGGCCACCCGCTCGGCGCCACCGGCGCGATGATCCTCGGCACCCTCATCGACGAACTGGAACGCCGCGACCAGCGGTACGGCCTCGCCACCCTCTGCGTCGGCGGCGGCATGGGCATCGCCACCGTCATCGAGCGTCTCTGACCGTCCCCGGCCACCCCTGCTTACGGAGAAGAAGAGCACATGACCGAGAGCACGACCATCCGCTGGGAACAGGACGAGACCGGCGTCGTCACCCTCGTACTCGACGACCCCGCCCAGTCCGCCAACACGATGAACCAGGCCTTCAAGGACTCCATCGCGGCCATCGCCGACCGCGCCGAGGCCGAGAAGGACTCCATCCGCGGCATCATCTACACCTCCGCCAAGAAGACCTTCTTCGCAGGCGGCGACCTCAAGGACATGATCAAGGTCGGCCCCGGGAACGCCCAGCAGGCCTTCGACACCGGCACCGCCATCAAGAACTCGCTGCGCCGCATCGAGACCCTCGGCAAGCCCGTCGTCGCCGCCATCAACGGCGCGGCGCTCGGCGGCGGTTACGAGATCGCGCTCGCCTCGCACCACCGCGTCGCCCTCGACACGCCCGGCTCCCGGATCGGCCTGCCCGAGGTCACCCTCGGCCTGCTGCCCGCAGGCGGCGGCGTCACCCGCACCGTACGCCTCATGGGCATCGCCGACGCGCTGCTGAAGGTCCTCCTCCAGGGCACCCAGTACACCCCGCAGCGCGCCCTGGAGAACGGTCTGGTCCACGAGGTCGCCGCCACCCGGGAGGAGATGCTCGAAAAGGCCCGCGCCTTCATCGACGCGAACCCCGAGTCCCAGCAGCCCTGGGACGTCAAGGGATACCGGATCCCCGGCGGCACCCCGTCCAACCCCAAGTTCGCCGCCAACCTGCCGGCCTTCCCGTCCAACCTGAAGAAGCAGCTCGCGGGCGCCCCGATGCCCGCGCCCCGCAACATCCTGGCCGCCGCCGTCGAGGGTTCCCAGGTCGACTTCGAGACCGCGCTGACCATCGAGGCCCGCTACTTCACCGAGCTGGTCACCGGCCAGGTCGCGAAGAACATGATCCAGGCGTTCTTCTTCGACCTCCAGGCCGTCAACTCCGGTGCCAGTCGCCCCAAGGGGATCGAGGAGCGCCAGGTCGACAAGGTCGCCGTCCTCGGCGCCGGGATGATGGGCGCGGGCATCGCGTACTCCTGTGCCCGCGCCGGCATCGAGGTCGTGCTCAAGGACGTCTCCACCGAGGCCGCGGCCAAGGGCAAGGCGTACAGCGAGAAGCTCCTCGACAAGGCGCTCTCCCGGGGCCGCACCACCGAGGCCAAGCGTGACGAGCTGCTGGCCCGGATCACCCCGACCGGCGACCCGGCCGACCTGGCGGGCTGCGACGCCGTCATCGAGGCCGTCTTCGAGGACACCGCGCTCAAGCACAAGGTGTTCCAGGAGATCCAGGACATCATCGAGCCGGACGCCCTGCTCTGCTCCAACACCTCGACCCTGCCCATCACCGTCCTGGCCGAAGGCGTCTCGCGCCCGGCCGACTTCATCGGGCTGCACTTCTTCTCGCCCGTGGACAAGATGCCGCTGGTCGAGATCATCAAGGGCGAGCAGACCGGCGACGAAGCCCTGGCCCGTGCCTTCGACCTGGTCCGCCGGATCAAGAAGACCCCGATCGTCGTCAACGACTCGCGCGGCTTCTTCACCTCGCGGGTCATCGGCCAGTTCATCAACGAGGGCGTCGCCATGGTCGGCGAGGGCGTCGAACCGGCGTCCATCGAGCAGGCCGCGGCACAGTCCGGCTACCCGGCCAAGGTGCTCTCCCTGATGGACGAGCTGACCCTCACCCTGCCCCGCAAGATCCGCAACGAGACCCGGCGGGCCGTCGAGGAGGCCGGCGGCACCTGGGCCGGACACCCGTCGGACGCGGTCATCGACCGGATGGTCGACGAGTTCGGCCGACCGGGACGCAGCGGTGGCGCCGGCTTCTACGAGTACGACGAGAACGGCAGGCGGACCCGTCTGTGGCCCGGACTGCGGGAGCACTTCGCCAAGCCCGACACCGACATCCCCTTCATCGACATGAAGGAGCGGATGCTGTTCTCCGAGGCCCTGGACAGCGTCCGCTGCCTGGAGGAGAACGTCCTCGTCTCCGTGGCCGACGCCAACATCGGCTCCATCATGGGCATCGGCTTCCCGCCGTGGACCGGCGGCGTGCTCCAGTACATCAACGGTTACGAGGGCGGCCTGCCCGGCTTCGTCGCCCGCGCCCGGGAGCTCGCGGAGCGGTACGGCGACCGCTTCCTGCCGCCCGCGCTCCTCGTGGAGAAGGCGGGGAAGGGCGAGACCTTCCACGACTGACGCCCACCCCGCGGGCCGCGTTCACTCCGCCGTGAACGCGGCCCGCAGCTCCTCCTTCAGCGACCGCTGGAACGCGGTCACCAGCGCCTGCAGCACCATCGGCTGCATATGGGCCGACAGCGACTTCATCACCGCCACGTGCTCAGGGTCCGACTCCCGCTCCCGGTACGGACCCCACACCTCGTCCCGGAACAGTCGGGTCAGCTCCTGCGCGGCGGACCGGGAGTGCTCCAGCAGCACCGTCCGGGCGGCCAGGATCGTCTCGTGCGCGATCGGCACGCCGAGCAGCTCGACCCCGAGCCGCAGCAGCCCCGGGTCCACCCGGTACCTGCCGTCGACCGGCTCCGCGCCCTCCAGCACCCCCATCGCGGCCAGCCGCGCGATGTCCTGCTCGGTCAGCGCCCGGCCGGCCCGCCGCTCCAGCTCCGCCCGCGTCGCGTCCTCCGCCGAGTCCGGTGCCCAGGACGCCACCAGGGCCCGGTGGATCGCCAGGTCGTGCGCGCTCAGGTCAGGCGGCAGCTGCTCCAGATAGCGTTCGATCGCGGCCAGTGTCATGCCCTGGTGCTGGAGCTCCTCGATGAGCGCCAGCCGGGACAGGTGGTCGTGTCCGTAGTGCCCCACCCGGCGCGGTCCGATGACCGGGGGCGGCAGCAGCCCGCGGGTGCTGTAGAAACGCACCGTGCGCACGGTCACCCCGGCGCGCGCCGCCAGCTCGTCGACGGTGAGCGTAGGCTCCTCGGCCCCGGTCGCCATATCTGCTCCTCGTGTCCGGCCCTGAGGGGTGAGCCCTGTGCGTGTGATCCACCCCGGTGCAACAGTATTGCTGTCTCACCAATGATGTGAAAGTGCTTGACTGTCAGAGGCGGCACCTAACCTGATCCCATGCCCGGGATCATGTACGTACAGGGGGACGCGACGGCGCCCCACGGCAAGGGCGTCAAGCTGATCGTCCATGTCTGCAACGACCTCGGCGGCTGGGGCAAGGGATTCGTCCTGGCGCTCTCACGCCGCTGGCCCGAACCCGAAGCGGCCTACCGCCGGTGGCACCGGGAGCGCGCGGGCAACGACTTCGGCCTCGGCGCGGTGCAGTTCGTACAGGTGGGCCCGTACGTCTGGGTGGCGAACATGGTGGGCCAGCGCGGGATGCGCACGGGCAGCAAGGGGGTCCCGGTGCGTTACGAGGCGATCGACACGGCGCTGGGCGCGGCGGCCGACCGGGCCCACGAGCTGGGGGCCTCGGTCCACATGCCGCGGATCGGCTGCGGCCTGGCGGG of Streptomyces sp. NBC_01363 contains these proteins:
- a CDS encoding MerR family transcriptional regulator, with protein sequence MATGAEEPTLTVDELAARAGVTVRTVRFYSTRGLLPPPVIGPRRVGHYGHDHLSRLALIEELQHQGMTLAAIERYLEQLPPDLSAHDLAIHRALVASWAPDSAEDATRAELERRAGRALTEQDIARLAAMGVLEGAEPVDGRYRVDPGLLRLGVELLGVPIAHETILAARTVLLEHSRSAAQELTRLFRDEVWGPYRERESDPEHVAVMKSLSAHMQPMVLQALVTAFQRSLKEELRAAFTAE
- a CDS encoding macro domain-containing protein; its protein translation is MPGIMYVQGDATAPHGKGVKLIVHVCNDLGGWGKGFVLALSRRWPEPEAAYRRWHRERAGNDFGLGAVQFVQVGPYVWVANMVGQRGMRTGSKGVPVRYEAIDTALGAAADRAHELGASVHMPRIGCGLAGGKWSRIEPLIEERLTGRDIPVTVYDFA